AGTCATAGTTCCCCTGAAATTATCGCTGTGGTATAATCAACGAGATTTGTTCTTGTCCTTTATTCTGGTCATAGTTCCCCTGAAATTATCGCTGTGGTATAATACATATCCCCAAAGGCCAGCCATCTCAAGGATCGCAGGCTTTTGGGGCTTTCAAAAACATGTAATAATACAGATGCAAAAGGGGAAATATTGTTGTTTTTAAAAAAGAGTTAGCTGGGTTGATGTGATTTTCTTTTCTTGCGCTGTCGGTTCCCCAAGAAGCAGCTGCATCTTTGCATACTGTTTTTCCGTTACAACCATTGCCCGAATCGATCCTCGAGGGGGTAAGTTGTGTTTTAACCTTGCTAGGTGTTTGTCCGTTGCTTCGTGTCCATGGCAGACGCGGCTGTAGACCGAAAACTGTAACATATCATATCCTTCGTTTAGCAGGAATGTGCGAAATCGCCGGTATTCGCGCTTCTCCCGGTTGGTCACGACGGGGAGATCAAAAAAGACGAGCAATCGCATAAACTTACTCATACATGTGCAGTTGCAATGGGAGAAGTTCCGGCAATTTCAACAACGAAGGGTCTTGGCTTCGGCTTGCGGTGACGAAGCTTTTGGTCATTTCTTCCACCGCGTTTACCACGGTGAGCTTTTCTCCGTTTACTAGTATGTCCATATTGGCCAAATTATATAAGTCTGCCCGAACGTACGGAGAAAATCCATCATCCAGTTGAATGTGTTGGGCCACGTATAGGTCGACAAGCGGGCGCAATACTTCCATAAAGTCATCGGCGAGATTAAATTTGTTCAATTCGTTATCGTGGTAAATTCCTAGGCACGGGAAGAAGCCATACCCAACGAGAGAACGGGCGACCAATCCCCGCATAATGGCATATCCGTAGTTTAAGGAAGCATTCACTACAGAGTCGCTTCGTCGGGTGAATTCACTTCCAAATAAGTATTGAAAATACTTTTTCGCTCCATACGCTTCACGGTTATTGCTGTCTCCAGAGTCGACGGTTTTGCTGATGCGGTATAGCTCGTCGGCTCCTTCTTTGTTCAGGAACTTCAAACACTTTCCTTGATTGATTAGTTTTTGGATCACGATCCGCTGCCAAATTCGCTTTTTAAAAGGTTTGGAGTAGGCGTACTGCATGTGCAGCACGCCTACTTGCCGGGAATGTTTTTGGAACGGCTGCAGCACCCCATTTGGGAGCCGTCTTTGGTCACAAGTGAACAAGGTGATGTTATACTCCGCCATTTTGCTTAAGGCGGCTGCTGTCACGCTGACGGCTTGTTC
This genomic window from Effusibacillus pohliae DSM 22757 contains:
- the cas2 gene encoding CRISPR-associated endonuclease Cas2, which produces MSKFMRLLVFFDLPVVTNREKREYRRFRTFLLNEGYDMLQFSVYSRVCHGHEATDKHLARLKHNLPPRGSIRAMVVTEKQYAKMQLLLGEPTAQEKKITSTQLTLF
- the cas1 gene encoding type II CRISPR-associated endonuclease Cas1, whose amino-acid sequence is MGWRHLLIRKPGKLSVRYNQLVIEQEEKVSIALEDICSIVIEEQAVSVTAAALSKMAEYNITLFTCDQRRLPNGVLQPFQKHSRQVGVLHMQYAYSKPFKKRIWQRIVIQKLINQGKCLKFLNKEGADELYRISKTVDSGDSNNREAYGAKKYFQYLFGSEFTRRSDSVVNASLNYGYAIMRGLVARSLVGYGFFPCLGIYHDNELNKFNLADDFMEVLRPLVDLYVAQHIQLDDGFSPYVRADLYNLANMDILVNGEKLTVVNAVEEMTKSFVTASRSQDPSLLKLPELLPLQLHMYE